Part of the Pseudodesulfovibrio mercurii genome is shown below.
GTTCATCAACCCTTTCAGCCCAATTCGGCTTTCCCCTCCGAGGTGACGGATATGCGGTACGACGTCCTGTTTCATTTCGATCACGACCGCCAGGCCCTGGATATCGCCTTCAGCAACATCATGAACTACCTGGCCGCCTTTCCCGAAGACCAGCCTGCCGTGGCCCTGGTGGTCAACGGGCCGGGCGTGCTCTTCCTGGACCGCGACGGCGAGTATGCTGAGCGGTTCCGCGAAGCGATCGCCAAGGGCGTGGCCGTGAAGGTCTGCAACAACGCCCTGCGCAAGTTCGAGATCGATCCCGAGCGGCTTTGTCCGGGGTGTGTGGTGGTGCCCGCCGGGGTGGTGGAGATCGTCGAGTTGCAGCGCCAAGGGTTCGCCTACGTGAAACCATGACCTGCCGGGGAGACGACCAGCGCATGCGCCCGCCCGCCGGTGCGCCGCCCGGACCCGCACGCGCGCCGTTGTGGCGCGCCCTGCGGTGGGTCCGCGTGCTGCCGTTGCTCTGGCTGGCCTGGGCCGTGCTCGCCGGGCCCGTCCCGGTGCGGGCCGAGAGCTTCGGGCCCGCCCTCATCCGCAAGGCCGGTCCGGAAACCGACACGACCGGCGGGGACGCCAAGGAGCAGGGCGACGAGGACGGGGAGGAGAAGCCCACCCGCTCGATCCTGGTGCCTTTCGCCTTCCGTTCGGACCTCGTGGGGCTGGCCGTGGGCATCGGGGGCGGGATCACCGGGTTCCAGGACGGGCAGATGAGCGTGGCGGGCACCGGCTACGTCTCGACCCAGAAGGCGGCGGTGGTCATCGGGGCCGTGTCCAACTACCGGGTCTGGAACACGGAGCGGATTTTTCTGGACACCATCGGCTCCCTGGGCACCTATCCCCACCTGTGGATATTTTCCGGTTCCGATGGCGCGGGCAACAACGCCTCGCAGAAGACCGACCGGCTCAGCGGGCGGGGCCACGACAACTGGCTGGAGGCCAAGTTCAAGTACGTCCTGCCCTGGGGCGGCGGCGCGGACGACCCCATCGCCGACTACCGGCTGCGGGACGGCATGCTTGTCGCCGGGGCCACGGGCGGGGGCGACTGGAACCCGCTGAAGGGCGGCCTGACCTACCTCGACGTGACCCCGTTCTACCGCGACCAGACCATCAAGGAGAGCGATTCCGAGCCGGTGGTCTACGAGACCGCGGGCGTCCGCCTGGGGCTGCGCCACGACAACACCGACTTTCCCCTGAACCCGACCACCGGGAGCAAGCAGAAGATCGCCCTCAGCCAGGGGTTCGACGTCATGGCGGACAGCGTCAACTGGACCGCCCTGGAGGGCGAGTGGAGCAGGTTCTTTTCCCTGGGCCCGTCCGACTCGGCGCGCCAGCGCGTGATCGGCATCGACGTCTGGACCGTCGGGACCCTGTCCGGCCAGCGCCCGCCGCCCTTCGAGGGGGCGACCCTGGGCGGCATCGACCGCATGCGCGGCTTCGACAACAACCGCTTCAACGACCGGGCGGCCCTCTACTACGGGTTCGAATACCGCTACATGCCCCGCTGGAATCCGCTGAAGAACCTCCGGCTGGCCAAGGTGGACTGGGTCCAGGTGACCCTGTTCGGGGAACTCGGCCGGGTGGCCGACGAGTGGAACCTGCTGACCCTCAACAAGGACATGAAGTACGACGCCGGGGTGCGCTTCTCGGCGCTGATCAACGACTACCTCGGCCGCGCCGACTTCGCCTTTTCCCCGGAGACCTGGCACATCCGCGTCATGGTCGGCCTGCCGTTCTGAGCGGACGCCGGGGCGGGCTGCGGCCTGACGCCCCCGCCGTCTCCGGGAGCGGGCCGGCCTAGCCCATGAGGTCGCCCGCGCTGAACACGGGCGCGCCTTGGCGCATGGTCAGGACGGCGCAGGGCAGGGCCGGGTCCGCGTCGTCCACCACCACCAGGTCGGCGCGTCGGCCCGGTTCGATGGCCCCCCGGTCGGTCAGGCCCACGGCCTTGGCCGGACCGGCGGAGACCAGCCCCCACGCCTCGGGGAAGGGACAGACCTTTTCCCGGGCCAGGGCGAAGGCGGCCTGGAGCAGGGAGGGGTAGAAGTAGTCCGAGGTCAGGACGTCGCACAGCCCCATGCGCACGGCGTCGCGGGCCATGAGCCGGTTGATGTGGCTCTTGCCCCGGAGCGCGTTGGGCGCGCCCAGGACCACCTTGCCGCCGAGTTCGCGGGCGGTGCGGGCCGTGGCCTCGTCCAGGGGAAATTCCGAGATGGCGCAGCCCAGCCCGTGGTACCAGGCGCGCGTGGCCGGGTCCGGATCGTCGTGGGAGGCCATGGGGATGTTGCGTTCCACGGCCGCCCCGGCCAGCCGCTCTATGCCTGCGGGCACGGCTTCGGCGCGCTCCCTGATCTCGGTGATCCGGGCGATGAACTGGTCCCGGTTCAGGCCGGTGCGGTCCAGGTAGCCGGACATCTTGGCGTAGCGGTCCAGGTTGGAGAACATGGCGTCGATGTGGTCGTTGAAGGCGAGCATGTCCACGAGCCCGTCGCGCAGCCAGGCCTGCACCTCGTTCAGGGCCGGGAGGTTGTAGGTCTCGAAGCGCAGGTGCAGCCGGGTGTCGCAGCCCAGGCGGCCGCGCACGGCGGCGAAGTCGGACAGAAATGCGTGGGCCGCGTCGCGGCTGCGCAACCCCGGCTCCCAGGAGACGGTCAGGCCGTGGAAGGCGGTGGTGATGCCGTTGGCCGTCATGGTCCGGTCCGTGTCCAGGAGCCCCAGGGCCCGCTCGAAGGAGACCCCGGCGCGCGGCATGATGTGCCGCTCGAAGCCGTCCCCGTGCAGGTCCACGATGCCGGGCAGGACGAGTCTGCCCCGGACGTCCAGTGAAGGTTGCCCATTGCGGGCGCCGCCCAGTTCGCGGATGACCCCGTCGGCCACGGTGATGTCCGTCCGCCGCACGTCGCCGTCCGGGAGCAGTACGCGTCCGTTTCGAATCTGCATATCCATCCATCATCCTTTTTTTCGTCACGTGGTTCATGAACATCGCGCGGCCGTCGGGCGACGGTCCCGTGACGCGGTCCGGCCCGCGCCGTCCGTCCGGAACGGGACCGCGACCGGTCCCGCCGGGGAGCCATGTTCGTCGAGGAGGGTGGCGGAAGTAAAGCAGTAGACAGGTGGCCGA
Proteins encoded:
- a CDS encoding DsrE family protein, coding for MRYDVLFHFDHDRQALDIAFSNIMNYLAAFPEDQPAVALVVNGPGVLFLDRDGEYAERFREAIAKGVAVKVCNNALRKFEIDPERLCPGCVVVPAGVVEIVELQRQGFAYVKP
- a CDS encoding BamA/TamA family outer membrane protein, producing MLPLLWLAWAVLAGPVPVRAESFGPALIRKAGPETDTTGGDAKEQGDEDGEEKPTRSILVPFAFRSDLVGLAVGIGGGITGFQDGQMSVAGTGYVSTQKAAVVIGAVSNYRVWNTERIFLDTIGSLGTYPHLWIFSGSDGAGNNASQKTDRLSGRGHDNWLEAKFKYVLPWGGGADDPIADYRLRDGMLVAGATGGGDWNPLKGGLTYLDVTPFYRDQTIKESDSEPVVYETAGVRLGLRHDNTDFPLNPTTGSKQKIALSQGFDVMADSVNWTALEGEWSRFFSLGPSDSARQRVIGIDVWTVGTLSGQRPPPFEGATLGGIDRMRGFDNNRFNDRAALYYGFEYRYMPRWNPLKNLRLAKVDWVQVTLFGELGRVADEWNLLTLNKDMKYDAGVRFSALINDYLGRADFAFSPETWHIRVMVGLPF
- a CDS encoding alpha-D-ribose 1-methylphosphonate 5-triphosphate diphosphatase — encoded protein: MQIRNGRVLLPDGDVRRTDITVADGVIRELGGARNGQPSLDVRGRLVLPGIVDLHGDGFERHIMPRAGVSFERALGLLDTDRTMTANGITTAFHGLTVSWEPGLRSRDAAHAFLSDFAAVRGRLGCDTRLHLRFETYNLPALNEVQAWLRDGLVDMLAFNDHIDAMFSNLDRYAKMSGYLDRTGLNRDQFIARITEIRERAEAVPAGIERLAGAAVERNIPMASHDDPDPATRAWYHGLGCAISEFPLDEATARTARELGGKVVLGAPNALRGKSHINRLMARDAVRMGLCDVLTSDYFYPSLLQAAFALAREKVCPFPEAWGLVSAGPAKAVGLTDRGAIEPGRRADLVVVDDADPALPCAVLTMRQGAPVFSAGDLMG